In a genomic window of Xenopus laevis strain J_2021 chromosome 5S, Xenopus_laevis_v10.1, whole genome shotgun sequence:
- the adipoq.S gene encoding adiponectin — translation MWALSFFCVLLVPLSSLAEDVPDQSSRSPCANWMGGVPGYPGHNGLPGRDGKDGKNGDMGHMGEPGPKGPEGEPGKPGPAGPEGARGFPGAPGMKGESPYIQRSAFSMGLSTKSSLPNVPIRFTKVFYNEQRNYDDSTGKFRCAIKGLYQFSYHLTVYLKDVKVGLYRNNKPIMFTFDQFQSNNVDQASGSVLLYLEVGDEVWLQIYGDENFAGIYGDNLNDSTFSGILLYAD, via the exons ATGTGGGCTTTGTCCTTCTTCTGTGTCCTGCTGGTACCTCTAAGCTCCTTGGCTGAAGATGTCCCTGACCAGTCTTCAAGAAGTCCTTGTGCTAATTGGATGGGAGGTGTACCTGGCTACCCTGGACACAATGGCCTTCCAGGGAGAGATGGCAAAGATGGAAAGAATGGAGACATGGGACACATGGGAGAACCAG GTCCAAAAGGCCCTGAAGGTGAACCAGGGAAGCCAGGACCTGCAGGACCAGAGGGGGCTCGTGGTTTTCCTGGAGCACCTGGAATGAAAGGAGAGAGCCCTTACATCCAACGTTCTGCTTTCAGCATGGGGCTGAGCACCAAATCTTCTCTTCCCAATGTTCCTATCCGCTTCACCAAAGTATTTTACAATGAGCAGCGGAATTATGATGACAGCACAGGGAAATTCCGCTGTGCTATCAAAGGGCTCTACCAGTTCTCATACCACCTTACTGTCTACTTGAAAGATGTCAAAGTTGGGCTGTACCGAAATAACAAACCGATAATGTTCACTTTTGATCAGTTTCAGAGCAACAATGTTGACCAAGCCTCTGGCTCAGTCCTGCTATACCTTGAAGTTGGAGATGAAGTTTGGCTCCAGATATATGGGGATGAGAACTTTGCAGGAATCTATGGAGATAATCTAAATGACTCGACTTTCTCTGGCATCCTTCTGTATGCAGACTAA